The proteins below are encoded in one region of Sphingobacterium sp. R2:
- the groES gene encoding co-chaperone GroES, with protein sequence MALSIKPIGDRVVVEAAPAEEKTASGLYIPDTAKEKPSQGTVVAVGTGKVDEPLTVKVGDKVLYGKYAGTEITYEGKEYLIMRESDIYAVI encoded by the coding sequence ATGGCATTAAGTATCAAACCTATCGGAGACAGAGTAGTAGTAGAAGCTGCTCCAGCAGAAGAAAAAACAGCTTCAGGGTTGTATATCCCCGATACAGCAAAAGAAAAACCATCTCAAGGTACAGTAGTTGCTGTAGGTACAGGTAAAGTTGACGAACCGTTAACTGTGAAAGTTGGTGACAAAGTATTATACGGAAAATACGCAGGTACTGAAATTACTTACGAAGGAAAAGAGTACTTAATTATGCGTGAGTCTGATATTTACGCAGTCATCTAA
- the groL gene encoding chaperonin GroEL (60 kDa chaperone family; promotes refolding of misfolded polypeptides especially under stressful conditions; forms two stacked rings of heptamers to form a barrel-shaped 14mer; ends can be capped by GroES; misfolded proteins enter the barrel where they are refolded when GroES binds) produces the protein MAKQVKYNVEAREALKKGVDTLANAVKVTLGPKGRNVIIEKKFGAPVITKDGVSVAKEIELKDALENMGAQMVKEVASKTADQAGDGTTTATVLAQAIVAPGIKSVAAGANPMDLKRGIDKAVATVVANLKSQSQEVGQDNNKIKQVATISANNDEVIGSLIAQAMEKVGNDGVITVEEAKGTETEVKTVEGMQFDRGYLSPYFVTNSDKMEAELDNPYILIYDKKISNMKELLPILEKQVQTGKPLLIIAEDLDGEALATLVVNKIRGSLKVAAVKAPGFGDRRKAMLEDIAILTGGTVISEERGFKLENAELSYLGQAEKVQVDKDNTTIINGSGNVEDIKARVAQIRSQIETTTSDYDREKLQERLAKLSGGVAVLYVGATTEVEMKEKKDRVDDALHATRAAVEEGIIAGGGVAFIRATEALLDLKGENEDEQIGIDIIKRAIEEPLRQICNNAGIEGAVIVQKVKEGTADFGYNARTDRYENLIAAGVIDPTKVSRVALENAASVASMLLTTECVLADEAEENPVGAGAPPMGGGMGGMM, from the coding sequence ATGGCAAAACAAGTAAAATATAACGTTGAGGCTCGTGAAGCCCTTAAAAAAGGTGTAGATACCTTGGCAAATGCAGTTAAAGTAACATTAGGTCCTAAAGGACGTAACGTAATTATTGAGAAGAAATTTGGTGCTCCAGTAATTACTAAAGATGGTGTTTCGGTAGCGAAAGAAATCGAATTGAAAGACGCTTTAGAAAACATGGGTGCGCAAATGGTAAAAGAAGTAGCTTCCAAAACAGCTGATCAAGCCGGTGATGGTACAACTACTGCCACAGTATTAGCGCAAGCAATTGTTGCTCCAGGTATCAAATCTGTGGCTGCTGGTGCTAACCCAATGGATTTAAAACGTGGTATTGATAAAGCGGTTGCTACTGTAGTTGCCAACTTGAAATCACAATCTCAAGAAGTTGGTCAAGACAACAATAAAATCAAACAAGTTGCTACAATTTCAGCTAACAATGACGAAGTAATTGGTTCGTTAATTGCACAGGCGATGGAAAAAGTAGGTAACGATGGTGTTATCACTGTAGAAGAAGCTAAAGGTACTGAAACAGAAGTTAAAACTGTGGAAGGTATGCAATTTGACCGCGGTTATTTGTCACCATATTTTGTGACAAATTCCGATAAGATGGAAGCGGAATTGGATAATCCATATATTTTGATCTATGACAAGAAAATCAGCAACATGAAAGAATTGCTGCCTATCTTGGAGAAACAAGTTCAAACTGGCAAACCTTTGTTGATCATTGCTGAAGATCTAGATGGTGAGGCTTTGGCAACCTTAGTGGTTAATAAAATCCGTGGTTCGTTGAAAGTTGCAGCTGTCAAAGCTCCAGGTTTCGGTGACCGTCGTAAAGCCATGTTGGAAGATATCGCGATCTTAACTGGTGGTACTGTTATCTCTGAAGAAAGAGGTTTCAAATTAGAAAATGCTGAGTTATCTTACTTAGGTCAAGCTGAAAAAGTTCAAGTTGACAAAGATAACACAACGATTATCAATGGTTCTGGCAATGTAGAGGATATTAAAGCACGTGTTGCTCAAATCCGTTCACAAATCGAAACAACAACTTCAGACTACGATCGCGAAAAACTACAAGAACGTTTAGCAAAATTGTCAGGTGGTGTAGCCGTGTTATATGTCGGTGCAACTACTGAGGTTGAAATGAAAGAGAAAAAAGACCGTGTTGATGATGCTTTACACGCAACTCGTGCAGCTGTTGAAGAAGGTATTATCGCTGGTGGTGGTGTTGCATTTATCCGTGCTACTGAAGCTTTGTTAGATCTTAAAGGTGAAAATGAAGATGAGCAAATTGGTATTGATATCATCAAACGTGCGATTGAGGAGCCGTTACGTCAGATCTGTAACAATGCAGGTATTGAAGGTGCAGTAATTGTTCAAAAAGTAAAAGAAGGAACTGCAGATTTCGGTTACAATGCGCGTACAGACCGTTACGAAAACTTAATTGCTGCTGGTGTAATTGATCCAACTAAAGTATCTCGCGTAGCATTAGAAAATGCAGCTTCAGTTGCTTCAATGTTATTAACTACAGAGTGTGTATTGGCTGACGAAGCTGAAGAAAACCCTGTAGGTGCTGGTGCTCCTCCAATGGGTGGCGGTATGGGCGGAATGATGTAA
- the ggt gene encoding gamma-glutamyltransferase, with amino-acid sequence MHKFITYSLIASVFIASCTTKQRLNSSVEHPSTFNKAAVVTAHPLASEIGVKILKQGGNAIDAAVAVQFALAVVYPNAGNIGGGGFMLYRDHNGQLDALDFREKAPLKATRDMYLDAQGNVVPELSLYSQLASGIPGSVAGMWEAHKKYGRLQWKDLLLPAIQLARTGFKISQRQANEFESHKDRFVRLNPKGAAIIKTTPWKSGDLFLQEELAKTLERIAKEGRDGFYKGKTADLIVAEMDKGKGIINHQDLLDYQALWRTPISANYRGHRVISMPPPSSGGTSLLALLKSVEQFPLQRWGFQTDSTIRVIVEAERYVYANRAKYLGDPDFIKVPIQQLIDSASNAHKLHSFNFHKATSSKDVNADVIPGYESEQTTHFNIVDEQGNAVSITTTLNDSYGSGVFVEGAGFLLNNEMDDFSVKTGVPNMYGLTGEKANEIQPGKRMLSSMTPTIVEKDGKLFMVVGTPGGSTIITSVFQTILNVIDFRQNAQSAVSLPRFHHQWLPDRIDVENNAIDVNLRDQLTKDGYTINPRGTIGRVENILVLPNGKLQTGADPRGDDTAKGY; translated from the coding sequence ATGCATAAATTCATCACCTATTCGCTCATAGCTAGCGTCTTCATTGCTTCTTGTACAACAAAACAGCGGCTAAATTCAAGCGTTGAGCACCCCAGTACGTTTAATAAGGCGGCCGTAGTCACTGCTCACCCTTTAGCTTCAGAAATTGGTGTAAAGATCTTAAAACAAGGTGGAAATGCAATAGATGCTGCAGTTGCCGTACAATTTGCCCTTGCAGTGGTTTATCCAAATGCCGGAAATATTGGCGGCGGCGGCTTTATGCTCTATCGCGATCATAATGGCCAATTAGATGCGCTGGACTTTCGCGAGAAAGCTCCTCTAAAAGCAACACGAGATATGTATCTTGATGCGCAAGGTAATGTTGTTCCAGAGCTGAGCCTTTATAGTCAATTAGCATCAGGCATTCCGGGTTCTGTCGCGGGTATGTGGGAAGCACACAAAAAGTATGGTAGATTACAGTGGAAAGATCTCCTACTCCCCGCAATCCAGCTAGCCAGAACAGGTTTTAAAATCAGTCAAAGACAAGCCAATGAGTTTGAAAGCCATAAAGATCGTTTTGTCAGGCTAAACCCCAAAGGTGCAGCGATTATCAAAACTACCCCATGGAAATCGGGAGATCTATTTCTTCAAGAGGAACTTGCAAAAACACTGGAAAGAATCGCAAAGGAAGGCCGAGACGGTTTCTATAAAGGTAAAACGGCCGATTTAATTGTTGCCGAAATGGACAAAGGGAAAGGTATTATCAATCATCAAGATCTACTGGATTATCAGGCACTTTGGCGTACCCCAATTTCCGCAAATTATAGGGGCCACAGAGTGATTTCCATGCCGCCGCCTTCGAGTGGGGGAACATCTCTTTTAGCCCTGCTCAAATCAGTCGAACAGTTCCCACTTCAGCGCTGGGGCTTTCAGACCGATTCAACCATTCGTGTCATAGTCGAAGCTGAACGCTATGTATATGCCAATCGGGCTAAGTATTTGGGCGATCCTGATTTCATTAAGGTACCCATCCAACAGCTTATTGACTCTGCCTCAAATGCGCATAAACTCCATTCATTCAATTTCCATAAAGCGACATCAAGCAAAGATGTCAATGCAGATGTCATTCCTGGCTATGAAAGTGAACAAACGACACATTTCAATATCGTAGACGAGCAAGGGAATGCAGTATCCATTACAACAACACTTAATGATTCTTATGGCTCAGGAGTATTTGTGGAGGGCGCAGGTTTTCTCCTAAACAATGAAATGGACGATTTCTCCGTAAAGACCGGTGTCCCAAACATGTATGGGCTTACTGGGGAAAAAGCGAACGAGATTCAGCCTGGCAAAAGGATGCTCAGCTCAATGACACCCACTATTGTAGAAAAAGATGGCAAACTATTTATGGTTGTAGGAACCCCTGGAGGATCAACTATCATTACCTCTGTTTTTCAGACCATCCTCAACGTTATTGACTTCCGACAAAATGCCCAATCAGCTGTAAGCCTGCCAAGATTTCATCATCAATGGCTTCCTGATCGTATTGACGTCGAAAATAACGCAATCGATGTCAATCTACGTGATCAATTGACAAAAGATGGCTATACGATAAATCCGAGAGGGACAATCGGTCGTGTGGAGAATATACTTGTATTACCAAATGGTAAATTACAGACAGGAGCCGACCCGCGTGGAGACGATACGGCAAAAGGCTATTAA
- a CDS encoding nucleotide pyrophosphohydrolase translates to MTIKEAQEVIDKWINSTGVRYFNELTNTAILMEEVGEVARIMARQYGEQSFKKSDKEVNLADEMADVLFVLMCLANQTGIDLTAALEQNLQKKSIRDADRHKNNTKLK, encoded by the coding sequence ATGACTATTAAAGAAGCACAAGAGGTTATTGACAAATGGATCAATAGTACCGGAGTACGTTATTTCAATGAGTTGACAAACACCGCTATACTCATGGAAGAAGTCGGTGAAGTTGCCCGAATAATGGCTCGGCAATACGGAGAACAATCTTTCAAAAAGTCAGACAAAGAAGTTAATTTAGCAGATGAAATGGCCGATGTATTATTCGTTTTGATGTGCCTTGCCAATCAAACGGGAATTGATCTAACAGCGGCTTTGGAACAAAATCTTCAAAAGAAATCAATTCGGGACGCCGACAGGCATAAAAACAACACCAAGCTTAAGTAA
- the dtd gene encoding D-aminoacyl-tRNA deacylase, whose amino-acid sequence MRAVIQRVTKASCTVNNRITGHIQKGLMILLGVEEADTIDDLKWLGQKFINLRIFEDEQGLMNKSIQDVDGNILLISQFTLFAQTKKGNRPSFIRAAKADKAKPMYEEMALLLSQLLQKEVQLGIFGADMKIDLLNDGPVTIVMDTKDKDNF is encoded by the coding sequence ATGCGCGCAGTTATACAACGAGTTACCAAGGCTTCTTGTACAGTAAATAATCGGATTACAGGCCATATCCAAAAAGGACTAATGATCTTATTAGGAGTTGAAGAGGCTGATACAATAGACGACCTCAAATGGCTAGGGCAAAAATTTATCAACTTGCGCATTTTCGAGGATGAGCAGGGCTTGATGAATAAATCAATACAAGATGTAGACGGAAATATCCTACTGATATCACAATTCACGCTCTTTGCTCAAACAAAAAAAGGAAACAGGCCTTCCTTTATCAGAGCAGCAAAAGCGGATAAAGCCAAACCAATGTATGAAGAGATGGCTTTACTGCTAAGTCAATTGCTCCAAAAAGAGGTTCAGCTTGGCATATTCGGAGCCGATATGAAAATTGACCTACTGAATGATGGTCCAGTTACCATCGTCATGGACACAAAAGATAAGGACAACTTTTAA
- a CDS encoding TonB-dependent receptor: MWAQYASTGFLDENYYFGKSQKNDFSNFLKIDYKLDQWILMADVQYRNVDYHMYGDDDKVKNYNYHPKFNFLNPKAGATYLLNDYSNVYASYAFAQKEPVRKDFIEKNSSLPDPTPEKMQDIEFGYRFANEKLNIGLNGYGMFYKNQLIPTGEISDTGSPIRQNVNNSYRIGIEFDVSWNINKQLNWKATASFSQNKIKNFEEVIGDTRIFYTKTDIALSPGTILSNNFSYSPITPLTFSLLSKFVARQYLDNSSAKERSISSYFVNNLLANYSFTALGFKNISATLQVNNIFNEKYEANGYTFGWMEGDSRKYYNFYFPQAPTNFLLGLNIKF, translated from the coding sequence ATATGGGCACAATATGCCTCAACAGGATTTCTGGATGAAAACTACTACTTCGGAAAATCACAAAAAAATGATTTCAGTAATTTCCTAAAGATCGATTACAAATTGGACCAATGGATTCTGATGGCTGATGTCCAATATAGAAATGTCGACTATCACATGTATGGCGATGACGATAAAGTCAAAAACTATAACTATCACCCAAAATTCAACTTCTTAAACCCAAAAGCAGGCGCAACCTATCTTTTAAATGATTATTCAAATGTGTACGCTTCCTATGCCTTTGCACAAAAAGAGCCTGTTCGCAAAGATTTTATTGAAAAAAACAGCAGTTTACCTGATCCAACACCGGAGAAAATGCAGGATATCGAATTTGGTTACCGATTTGCAAACGAAAAACTTAACATCGGGTTGAATGGATATGGTATGTTTTACAAAAATCAGCTGATTCCAACTGGCGAAATCAGTGATACAGGTTCTCCGATTCGCCAAAATGTCAACAATAGCTATCGGATCGGCATCGAGTTCGATGTCTCATGGAACATCAATAAGCAGCTTAATTGGAAAGCAACTGCGAGTTTTAGCCAAAATAAAATCAAAAACTTTGAAGAGGTAATTGGTGATACACGGATTTTTTATACGAAAACGGACATCGCATTGTCTCCAGGAACTATTTTGTCAAATAATTTCTCTTATAGCCCTATAACACCACTTACATTTTCCCTTTTGTCCAAATTTGTGGCCAGACAATACCTGGATAATTCATCTGCCAAAGAAAGAAGCATTTCATCTTATTTTGTCAACAATCTTCTGGCAAACTATAGTTTTACAGCATTGGGCTTTAAAAACATCAGTGCAACATTACAGGTCAACAACATATTCAACGAGAAGTATGAGGCCAACGGCTATACTTTTGGCTGGATGGAAGGTGATAGCCGAAAATACTATAATTTTTATTTCCCACAAGCACCAACAAATTTCCTATTGGGCCTTAATATCAAATTCTAG
- a CDS encoding TonB-dependent receptor plug domain-containing protein: protein MIKFLICSSLATISMQVAIAQQNLTIKTVDKSSQNPLQNVSVSIDGQASFHGQSDNHGIIKLHHINTGQHHIQISSIGYKTWIRNVNIKDNMEILVELEPTTIQMEEVLVQSTRAKRNAPTTFKNISKEEITKNNLGQDIPFLLNQTPSVQVNSDAGAGIGYTGMTIRGSDNQRINVTLNGIPLNDAESMGSFFVNLPDFASSTESIQVQRGIGTSTNGAGSFGASLNIQSNTLAEHPYAELNNSFGSYNTWKNTVKVGTGLINDKFAFNARLSRISSDGYIERGSSDLQSFYVDGGYYGKKHILKGIVFWGKEKTYQAWNGVPEPLITGDRSRMDDYADNALEIAGAEKDRFMNAGRNYNLYTYKNQTDNYTQKHHQLHYTNILSDKVTLNTALHYTRGYGYYEEMRSADKLSKYGLPDVIIGKDTIQKTDLVRRRWLDNYFYGLTYSLNYKPNDQLEITWGEPTINIEENIMVKSYGHNMPQQDFWMKTTTSENHKKMISVIS from the coding sequence ATGATCAAATTTTTGATTTGTAGCTCCTTAGCTACTATTTCGATGCAAGTTGCCATTGCGCAGCAAAATCTGACAATTAAAACTGTAGATAAGAGTAGCCAAAATCCTTTACAAAACGTTTCCGTATCTATCGATGGCCAAGCTTCCTTCCATGGTCAGTCAGACAACCATGGAATCATTAAGCTCCATCATATCAACACCGGGCAACATCACATTCAAATCTCCTCTATTGGATATAAAACATGGATCCGCAATGTAAACATAAAAGATAATATGGAAATACTGGTCGAATTAGAACCAACTACCATACAAATGGAAGAGGTGCTCGTCCAATCTACCCGCGCTAAAAGAAATGCGCCTACAACCTTCAAAAACATCTCAAAAGAGGAAATTACAAAAAACAATCTCGGACAAGATATCCCTTTTCTGCTTAACCAAACACCATCGGTACAGGTAAATTCAGACGCCGGAGCGGGCATCGGTTATACAGGAATGACCATCCGCGGATCAGATAATCAACGAATCAACGTAACGTTAAATGGCATTCCGCTAAATGATGCGGAGAGCATGGGCTCATTTTTTGTCAATCTTCCTGACTTTGCTTCTTCCACAGAGAGCATCCAAGTTCAACGAGGAATCGGCACCTCAACAAACGGGGCCGGATCATTTGGAGCTTCATTAAATATTCAATCCAATACATTGGCTGAACATCCCTATGCAGAACTTAACAATTCGTTCGGTTCGTATAACACATGGAAAAATACCGTGAAAGTGGGCACTGGACTGATCAATGACAAATTTGCATTCAATGCCAGATTATCCCGAATTAGCAGCGATGGCTATATTGAAAGGGGGAGTTCAGACCTACAATCTTTCTATGTAGATGGTGGTTATTATGGTAAGAAACACATCCTAAAAGGAATTGTATTCTGGGGAAAAGAAAAAACATATCAGGCCTGGAATGGCGTTCCCGAACCGTTAATTACTGGAGATCGGTCACGTATGGATGATTATGCCGATAACGCCCTCGAAATAGCAGGAGCTGAAAAAGATCGATTTATGAATGCTGGTCGAAACTATAACCTGTACACCTATAAAAATCAAACTGATAATTATACGCAAAAACATCATCAGCTTCATTACACCAATATCCTAAGTGACAAGGTAACACTTAATACCGCCCTCCATTACACCAGAGGTTATGGCTACTATGAAGAAATGAGATCTGCCGATAAATTGAGTAAATATGGTCTGCCTGATGTAATTATCGGAAAAGATACCATACAAAAAACAGATCTAGTGCGCAGAAGATGGTTGGACAACTATTTTTATGGTTTGACTTACTCCCTCAATTATAAACCCAACGATCAGCTGGAGATTACCTGGGGGGAGCCTACAATCAATATAGAGGAAAACATTATGGTCAAGTCATATGGGCACAATATGCCTCAACAGGATTTCTGGATGAAAACTACTACTTCGGAAAATCACAAAAAAATGATTTCAGTAATTTCCTAA
- a CDS encoding amidohydrolase family protein, with protein MLKYLSANYILPISSMPIKDGIVAVDEEGVIQGIFDPTSFTPMDNGQVEKYEGVIIPGFINAHCHIELSHMKGIVAKGTGLPSFLSKVMTTRSASMKKIDEAMAKADREMYENGIVAVGDHANTDNSSKLKDDSEILYHTFVEVIGIEPDEADFKLKEAKSLIQEFRNGHVSITPHAPYSCSKVLFKKFKKVISETNIISIHNQESEEENKLFRYKMGEFLDFYKSIGKNADTIKAQARNSIQSYLPYLPYPNKLLLVHNTYTSLKDFDFVERMGRDVTWCLCPKANLYIEGTLPKIQNFLNSGQRIVIGTDSLASNDTLSILDELKVLHAHFEDLDFLQTIQWATINGAIALNIQDEYGSLEVGKKPGVVLLQGMEHMRLTDDVKVKRLV; from the coding sequence ATGTTAAAATATTTAAGCGCTAATTATATTCTGCCGATTAGCTCGATGCCGATAAAAGATGGTATTGTTGCGGTAGATGAGGAGGGGGTAATTCAAGGTATATTTGACCCAACGTCATTTACACCTATGGATAATGGTCAGGTCGAGAAATACGAAGGGGTTATAATTCCGGGTTTCATCAACGCGCATTGCCACATTGAATTGTCGCATATGAAAGGTATCGTTGCTAAAGGTACAGGGCTTCCGAGCTTTTTGAGTAAGGTGATGACAACGCGTTCGGCTTCGATGAAAAAAATAGATGAAGCAATGGCAAAAGCCGACAGAGAGATGTACGAAAATGGTATTGTCGCAGTTGGCGATCACGCTAATACGGATAATTCTTCAAAATTGAAGGACGATTCTGAAATCTTGTATCACACATTTGTAGAAGTGATCGGAATTGAGCCGGACGAAGCCGATTTTAAGTTGAAGGAGGCTAAATCACTGATCCAAGAGTTTAGGAATGGCCATGTGTCTATCACGCCACATGCCCCCTATTCTTGCTCCAAAGTACTTTTTAAAAAATTCAAGAAAGTAATTTCGGAAACAAACATTATCAGTATTCATAATCAGGAAAGTGAGGAAGAGAATAAGTTGTTCCGTTATAAAATGGGCGAATTCTTAGACTTTTATAAAAGTATCGGAAAAAATGCAGATACGATAAAAGCGCAGGCAAGAAATTCAATTCAATCTTATCTGCCTTATTTGCCTTACCCAAATAAATTGTTGTTGGTTCATAATACCTATACATCTTTAAAAGATTTTGATTTTGTTGAGCGTATGGGGCGTGACGTCACGTGGTGCTTATGTCCGAAAGCTAACCTTTATATTGAGGGGACTCTACCTAAAATACAGAACTTTTTAAATTCGGGACAACGTATTGTGATCGGAACCGATAGTTTAGCTTCCAACGATACCTTGTCCATTCTGGATGAACTAAAGGTGTTACATGCACACTTCGAGGATCTTGATTTCTTACAGACTATCCAATGGGCCACGATTAATGGCGCTATTGCGTTAAATATTCAGGACGAATATGGATCGTTGGAGGTGGGTAAAAAGCCAGGTGTTGTTTTGCTGCAGGGGATGGAACATATGCGCTTAACTGATGATGTGAAGGTAAAACGCTTAGTCTAG
- a CDS encoding acylphosphatase, producing MKHLNISIRGKVQRVYFRLTTKAVADQVGVRGFVVNLKDGSVYIEAEGDEFSLDSLLEFCKEGPEGAVVESVEIEEGEMKGFSNFEVVKRVQS from the coding sequence ATGAAACATTTGAATATTTCAATAAGAGGTAAAGTACAACGAGTCTATTTTAGATTAACAACTAAGGCAGTTGCTGATCAAGTTGGTGTGAGGGGCTTCGTGGTCAATTTAAAAGACGGTTCTGTCTATATTGAGGCTGAAGGTGACGAATTTTCACTTGATTCACTTTTGGAGTTCTGCAAGGAGGGTCCAGAGGGTGCGGTTGTTGAAAGTGTAGAAATAGAGGAAGGCGAAATGAAAGGCTTTTCCAATTTTGAAGTAGTTAAAAGAGTTCAATCTTAA
- a CDS encoding lipopolysaccharide biosynthesis protein — protein MSTIKKFLSDTFIYGITTIVSRMIGFLMTPLYLRKFKDAAVYGIYSNFYAWMSMLNAVLAFGMETTYFRYLQKVETQDRSKVYNNSFFITLVTSLILLLSVFVFTRPIAAWFADGGDVDLYERYIKYFAFILVADALAVIPFTKLRAEGRPYKYSALKFVNIGVTVISNLFFIYFLPDWIHQYSFWADFAGTWYKEGWIGYVFISNLFASVVTLILLLPELLTFRFNLDRKLLNEMLMYSFPILVANISFIINENLDKMFFLKLLPGKTGKDELGIYGAVAKLAVFLSLFVTAFRLGAEPFFFSYSKNQNASKTYALIMEYFVILMVIAMVGLTVNLDWLKYFIKGNESEVAVYWTGLKIVPILLFNYVLLGIYMNLSIWYKLTDQTRYALYISGIGALLTIMLNVWLIPVYSYVGAVLSTTVVYLVMIGFSLYWGQMYYPIPYKLIKIAIYLGVGLLISCMSFQVFHNNIWIGNGMLLLLLGVTFMLEKNRLMELLRRK, from the coding sequence GTGTCTACAATCAAAAAATTTCTCAGCGATACCTTCATCTATGGTATAACGACTATCGTTTCAAGAATGATAGGATTTTTGATGACGCCGCTTTATCTGCGAAAATTTAAAGATGCCGCAGTCTACGGCATCTATTCTAACTTTTATGCCTGGATGTCTATGTTGAATGCTGTACTGGCATTTGGTATGGAAACGACATATTTTCGCTATTTGCAAAAAGTCGAAACGCAAGATAGATCTAAAGTTTATAATAATAGTTTCTTTATTACTTTAGTCACTTCGCTTATTCTATTGTTATCTGTCTTTGTATTTACTCGGCCCATTGCAGCGTGGTTTGCAGATGGCGGTGATGTTGATCTTTATGAGCGATATATTAAATATTTCGCTTTTATTCTTGTTGCTGATGCGCTTGCTGTCATACCATTTACAAAACTTCGCGCTGAGGGAAGGCCCTATAAATATAGCGCCCTAAAATTTGTTAATATTGGAGTTACGGTAATTTCAAACCTGTTCTTCATTTATTTCTTGCCTGATTGGATTCACCAGTATAGCTTTTGGGCTGATTTTGCCGGAACATGGTATAAAGAAGGTTGGATTGGCTATGTCTTTATTTCCAATCTTTTCGCGAGCGTTGTTACATTAATCCTACTTCTGCCTGAATTGCTAACTTTCCGATTTAATCTAGATCGAAAATTACTGAATGAAATGTTAATGTATAGCTTCCCAATTTTAGTGGCTAATATTTCGTTTATTATTAATGAGAATCTAGACAAGATGTTCTTTCTAAAATTGTTGCCTGGAAAGACTGGGAAAGACGAATTAGGAATCTATGGTGCGGTTGCTAAATTGGCCGTGTTTCTAAGCTTATTTGTTACGGCTTTTAGGCTAGGGGCAGAACCATTTTTCTTTTCGTATTCGAAAAATCAGAATGCATCGAAAACCTATGCACTCATCATGGAGTATTTTGTTATTTTGATGGTCATTGCAATGGTTGGACTAACAGTCAATCTCGATTGGCTTAAGTACTTCATTAAAGGAAATGAATCGGAGGTTGCTGTCTACTGGACCGGACTTAAAATTGTTCCAATTTTACTGTTTAACTATGTCCTGCTAGGGATATATATGAACCTATCGATTTGGTACAAGTTGACAGACCAGACACGATATGCACTTTATATTTCAGGAATAGGAGCTTTATTAACGATTATGCTAAATGTTTGGCTAATTCCGGTGTATTCCTATGTTGGGGCTGTTTTATCTACGACAGTGGTGTACTTGGTGATGATTGGATTTTCACTGTACTGGGGTCAAATGTATTATCCTATACCTTATAAATTGATAAAAATTGCCATTTATCTTGGGGTAGGGCTTCTGATTTCCTGCATGAGCTTTCAAGTTTTTCATAATAACATTTGGATAGGCAATGGGATGTTATTGTTATTATTAGGCGTCACTTTTATGCTTGAAAAGAATCGGTTGATGGAGTTGTTAAGACGAAAATAG